The DNA region CGCTGCAGTGCTCGGAGGGTGAGGGGGACTTTTACTGAATGGACGCCGAACATTGAACGTCCACCATCGAATGTTGAATTGGAAAGGGAGCCGATGGGCATTAAATACATGGAGGAATACCGGGATCCGGAAATTGCCGGGCGTATTGCCGACAACATCAGGCGTGCGAGCAAACGGCCGATTCGCCTGATGGAGGTGTGCGGCACCCACACCGTCTCTATTTTCAGGAACGGAATTCGCGGCATGCTCCCGAAAACCATCGCATTGCTGTCGGGCCCGGGATGCCCGGTATGTGTCACGACTCAAAAAGAGATCGACACGTTTATCCGGATGGCCGGGCTGGATGAAGTAATCATCGCAACCTTCGGCGACCTGATGCGGGTTCCGGGGACATCGTCATCCCTGCAGAAGCAACGCGCCGAGGGTCGGGACATCCGGATGGTTTATGCCGCGGATGACGCACTCAAGATTGCCAGACAGCATCCGGATAAAAAAGTGGTTTTTCCGGGGGTGGGTTTTGAAACAACCGCACCCACCATAGCTGCAACCCTGCTTGCGGCACGGGAAATGCGACTGGACAATTTTTTTGTTTTTTCGGCGCACAAATGCGTTCCGCCGGCGCTTTTTGCACTGATGGGAAACCAGGATGTACGCATTGACGGATTTATCTTGCCGGGCCATGTTTCCGTCATCATCGGTACCCGGGGGTATGTTCCCTTTTTTCAGAAATATCGGGTCCCCTGCGTGGTTGCCGGATTTGAACCGGTCGATATCCTGCAGGCCATCTACACGCTAATCCGGCAGATCGAAAGCGGCAAGGCTGAGCTTTCCAATGATTATCGCCGGGTTGTTACGGTTGACGGAAACACAAAGGCCCAGCAGATCATGAAGGACGTTTTTGAGGTGCGGGATGCCGCCTGGCGTGGAATCGGCACCATCCCGGAAAGCGGGCTCAAGATCAGGGCGACATTCTCCGATCTGGACGCGGAAAAGATGCTTGATTTTAGAGTGCCGGAATCGGTGGAACCCAAGGGCTGCTGCTGCGGAGAGATCCTTACCGGCCGGAAGATTCCGCCGGAGTGTCCGCTGTATCAAAAAGTCTGCACGCCCGAAGATCCGGTGGGTGCGTGCATGGTTTCCAGTGAGGGGACCTGTGCGGCATATTATAGGTACCAGGGGTCAGGGATCGGGGGTCAGGGATCAGGGGCCAGAAGCCGGGGCCCAGGTGTCAGGGATCAGGTGTCAGGAAGAGAAAGGGACAAATCGCCTTGCACCGACAGCTGAAACCTGACCCCCGGCCCCTGAACCCTATTCAACAGATTGGGATAAGAATTAAAAAGAATGCTCGCTAAAACCTTGAGCTGAACCGGAGTTTATGATGGCCAACGCTAAAATTCTTTTAGACCACGGGAGCGGCGGGAAAATGTCACACCGCCTGATTTCCGACATGATGCTGCCCCTTTTTGACAATCCCGTTCTCTCGCAAATGGATGACGGCGCCAAATTGGAGCTGGGGGGTAAACGGCTTGCCTTTTCAACCGACACGTTTACGGTGGATCCTATTTTTTTCCCCGGCGGCAGCATCGGTGATCTGGCGATCAACGGGACCGTCAACGATGTCGCCATGTGCGGCGCCACCCCGCAATATCTCAGCGTGGGATTGCTGATCGAAGAGGGTTTCGCCGTTGCGGATCTTGAAAAAATTCTCGTGGGGATGAGTCAGGCGGCGGCGGCGGCCGGAGTAACCGTTGTGACCGGGGATACCAAGGTGGTCCCCAAAGGGGCTGCCGACAGGATTTTCATTAATACATCCGGCATCGGCGTTATTCCTGAAGATGTGGTCGTCGGCAGCCGGCATGCCCGCGTTGGGGATGTGATTATCCTGAGCGGAAGCATTGCGGAGCATGGTGTCGTTATTATGACCCAGCGAGAAGGGATGACCTTTGCGTCTGACCTTAAAAGCGATACAGCGCCGCTGCACCTTCTGGTAAAAAGGATGCTTGGCGTCAGCCGGGATATCCATGTGCTGCGGGACCCCACCCGTGGCGGCGTCGGGACCGCCTTAAATGAGATCGCTGATCGCTCACATGTGGGGGTTGTCATCCATGAGGACAAAATTCCGGTTAAGAATGAAGTCCTGGGGATATGCGAACTGATGGGATTCGATCCGCTCTATATCGCCAATGAAGGCAAGCTGCTTGCGTTTGTCGGTCCGGCGCATGCCGAAAAAATTCTTGGGGCGATGCAGGCGGACCCAAACGGCTTGGATGCGCGTATCATTGGAGAGGTGGTTTCAGACAATCCCGGAATGGTTTGTTTAAAGACCCGCATCGGTGGTATTCGAATCGTGGACATGCTGACCGGAGAGCAGCTTCCGAGAATATGCTAGTCAGGCGTCAGGGATCGGGGACCAGGGAGCAGGGAAGGACACGTAGGCAATAAGCAGTAAGTAGTAGGCAGTCGGCAATGGACTGTAGTTACAGGGATCGGGGACCGGGCGTCGGGGATCGGTTATCTGGAGTCAGGAGTCAGGAAACAGGTGTCAGGAAGAGAAAGGGGCAAACTGCTTTGCCCCGACACCTGAAAGCTGAAACCTGACCCCTGAAAAGGAGTTGCCATATGTCTCAAGACAATATGAATCAGGAAAAATGGGATTTGCCTGAGGAGATAGATGAACAGAAACGCGTTGTCTTCAAGGAATTAAAAGAGCGGACGCGCTGGTTCATCAAGCTTCGCTGGTTTGTGCCGCCCAGTATTGCGATAGGGGCCGTGGTTGCCGAGCGAATCGGCTTCGGTCTTTCACTGGGGACCTTCTTTATCGTCGCAACGTTTATATTTATCTATAATACGGTATTTCATTTCAAGAGTCGCACCCAGGTAGAGAACATTGTCAAGCAGCGGGAGTACATTCGGAACCTGACCCGCTGGCAGTTCGGGCTGGATTTCGGTGCGATGTTTGTGCTGATTCACGTTACCGGCGGCATTGCCAGCCCGCTGATTTTCTTTTTTATCTTCCATGTCATTTTTGCCTCGATCCTGTTGCCGCCGCGGGCGAGCTACGGTTTTGCAACCATGGTTGTGGCCGGCATGATCGCTATTACTACGGCCGAGCATACCGGACTGCTGGCGCACCACCCCCTGGCCCTTTCCGGCAAGT from Desulfobacterales bacterium includes:
- the hypD gene encoding hydrogenase formation protein HypD, with the protein product MGIKYMEEYRDPEIAGRIADNIRRASKRPIRLMEVCGTHTVSIFRNGIRGMLPKTIALLSGPGCPVCVTTQKEIDTFIRMAGLDEVIIATFGDLMRVPGTSSSLQKQRAEGRDIRMVYAADDALKIARQHPDKKVVFPGVGFETTAPTIAATLLAAREMRLDNFFVFSAHKCVPPALFALMGNQDVRIDGFILPGHVSVIIGTRGYVPFFQKYRVPCVVAGFEPVDILQAIYTLIRQIESGKAELSNDYRRVVTVDGNTKAQQIMKDVFEVRDAAWRGIGTIPESGLKIRATFSDLDAEKMLDFRVPESVEPKGCCCGEILTGRKIPPECPLYQKVCTPEDPVGACMVSSEGTCAAYYRYQGSGIGGQGSGARSRGPGVRDQVSGRERDKSPCTDS
- the hypE gene encoding hydrogenase expression/formation protein HypE, giving the protein MANAKILLDHGSGGKMSHRLISDMMLPLFDNPVLSQMDDGAKLELGGKRLAFSTDTFTVDPIFFPGGSIGDLAINGTVNDVAMCGATPQYLSVGLLIEEGFAVADLEKILVGMSQAAAAAGVTVVTGDTKVVPKGAADRIFINTSGIGVIPEDVVVGSRHARVGDVIILSGSIAEHGVVIMTQREGMTFASDLKSDTAPLHLLVKRMLGVSRDIHVLRDPTRGGVGTALNEIADRSHVGVVIHEDKIPVKNEVLGICELMGFDPLYIANEGKLLAFVGPAHAEKILGAMQADPNGLDARIIGEVVSDNPGMVCLKTRIGGIRIVDMLTGEQLPRIC